A portion of the Bacteroides faecium genome contains these proteins:
- a CDS encoding ATP-binding protein — MRKDVIKSLIAIKQSEIPFDVIERDIKLPIERKKIITVPGVRRCGKSTLMEIAINMLVESGVSRENILWLGFDDERLRSMTSEDLDEVIVAYMEMFPNIPIKDVYMFFDEIQLIKNWEYFVLRVYKTYCKNMYVCGSNATMLSTELSSALRGYPLEYETYPLSFNEYCRFTGINTNSYLEQDRVRLRIAFEEYNRESAFPEIVLTPSKSEQLKLLHGYFDTMLLKDLAEHYKISNIGVVRYFVKRIMANLTKPTSINGIYKDIKSQGLKVGKDDLYLWANYICDIFMFVRISKYDRSLVKEQKSLDKYYCIDNGMRSAVLMPQSNDNGKNLENTVFMQLNRIKLPSDKISYYQGDTECDFVIQRGDSVVQLIQVTWDMSNEDTREREISGIREASVATGCDNLLIVTKDEEAVITYEDKQINIVPAWKWLLQNV, encoded by the coding sequence ATGAGGAAAGATGTTATTAAGTCGCTTATTGCTATTAAGCAGAGTGAAATTCCGTTTGATGTTATTGAGCGCGATATAAAGCTACCGATAGAGCGTAAGAAGATTATTACTGTTCCCGGTGTGCGTCGTTGCGGTAAATCCACTTTGATGGAGATTGCTATAAATATGCTTGTAGAAAGTGGAGTTTCACGAGAGAATATCTTGTGGCTGGGCTTTGATGATGAGCGTTTGAGAAGTATGACATCGGAAGATTTGGATGAGGTTATTGTTGCATATATGGAGATGTTTCCGAATATACCAATTAAAGATGTATATATGTTTTTTGATGAAATCCAGCTTATCAAGAATTGGGAGTATTTTGTACTGCGAGTCTATAAGACCTATTGCAAAAACATGTATGTATGTGGAAGCAATGCTACGATGCTTTCGACGGAATTAAGTTCGGCATTGAGGGGATACCCACTCGAATATGAGACCTATCCGCTTTCTTTTAATGAATATTGTCGTTTCACGGGGATTAATACCAATAGTTATCTTGAACAGGACAGGGTTAGATTGAGAATTGCCTTTGAAGAGTATAATCGGGAAAGTGCATTTCCGGAAATCGTGTTGACCCCGTCAAAGTCGGAACAATTGAAATTGTTGCACGGATATTTTGATACGATGTTGCTGAAGGATTTGGCTGAGCATTATAAAATATCGAATATTGGTGTTGTAAGGTACTTTGTAAAGCGTATTATGGCAAATCTCACTAAACCGACATCAATCAATGGTATATACAAAGATATCAAGTCGCAAGGTTTGAAAGTGGGCAAGGATGATTTATATCTTTGGGCGAACTATATATGCGATATTTTTATGTTCGTTCGTATTTCTAAGTATGACCGCTCTTTGGTTAAGGAACAGAAATCGCTCGACAAGTATTATTGCATAGATAATGGTATGCGAAGTGCAGTGCTTATGCCTCAAAGCAATGATAACGGAAAGAATTTGGAGAATACGGTTTTTATGCAGTTGAATCGGATAAAACTACCTTCGGATAAGATTTCGTATTATCAAGGTGATACCGAATGTGACTTTGTAATTCAACGTGGAGATAGCGTGGTACAGCTCATACAAGTGACATGGGATATGTCGAATGAAGATACTCGTGAACGCGAGATTTCCGGCATAAGGGAAGCTTCCGTGGCAACTGGATGTGACAATTTGCTTATTGTCACGAAAGATGAAGAGGCAGTAATCACCTATGAAGACAAGCAGATTAATATTGTACCGGCCTGGAAATGGTTATTACAAAATGTTTGA
- a CDS encoding hybrid sensor histidine kinase/response regulator transcription factor: MKKHLGLLFVFCLFCEQLLSENTRFYDSGQLSCNLITKICQDNRGFIWVGTEYGLNKFDGVQFTQYLNRENDTTSLQNNIIRSLMVDKDHRLWVGCSSGLQYYVPEKDAFRTVPFEGNLSPSVIQIYQLHTGEIWLLASGRGIFAVDVQNEKVRPLNELTKKCGTYSINRLYEDRFNRIWISTDKEGLVCLYPDRKEVKNYTVPELPGKSASVIIEDKEGTLYVVVAGSVMRLDEADNRFVQVKSYNGMDLDIRDMTLDKDGRVYISTYGKGVFYIDRGKQLLFPVETLHSPFFNIGTAKVVSMIEDRSQNLWLACFQKGLLMIPNRPMSFGFWDLSEKGYEQGGTVTSVYRDSEGFVWGGLEGGGLFKFDEAGEVTAHFATPQTVVSMFEDSNHNFWVGTYYNGLAMLNTRTGESRFISRFDGQRIKSIVEDSRKNLYISVFGVGMKGYRLSTGEVWELAETAPETKGLMKNRWINVLLCDSKDLIWMGNYKGISCYDARNDRYIKIEGDSVLDRHVCYSLLEDRGGNIWMGTNNGLYVWNRMLKTFKRYSTEEGLSNNVICGLAEDKEGNIWCSTFRGINQIKTGEKRIVNYYTGNGLIDKEFSRGVYFHDKEDRIYFGGNYGITHFFPNMIRPTEFDKEVMITNMYLDNRPVTAQTRSGKNPVIDGILMDARDFYLSHEDNTFTFEFSTMDFREAENIHYEYRLKELSLSWNNTLPGVNRITYSHLSPGNYTLEVRACENGAYTPVKEVYIHIAPPWYRTTIAYICYFLLLLAIGMQIYYMLKRKRREEINEEKLKFFINISHEIRSPMTMIISPLESLLKRDYDETTSKALRSMYKNANRIISLINQLLDIRKIDKGQMRISCSETDLVGFIDDLFQTFDYQSGKRNIRFTFEYEQKELPVWIDRNNFDKVLVNLLSNAFKYTPDNGEITVRLATGTNRKETGALRNYAEITVLDTGEGIDESKLEKIFERFYQASADLASAPIGFGIGLNLCRLLVSLHHGTIVASNRKDRTGSCFVIRIPLGNAHLKKEEMADRSVTNRVALQPPSYELMDEPEKKKSGRSKTHYKVLIVDDDEDVREFLQAELGGTYRVLACGNGAEGLQVALKQQPDVIVSDVVMPEMDGFTLVRKLKGNGNTSHIPVILLTSKTEHADRIQGLDKGADAYLTKPFVVEELTTMISSLIANRMLLKGKFSGAQDQEDKVKSVEVKSTDEILMERVMKVVNGHLDDSELNVEMLAEQVGLSRVQLHRRLKELTGIPASEFIRNIRLKQAAILLKDKKMNISQVAYAVGFTNHTHFSTAFKKFYGVSPTDYIAGVENNK; encoded by the coding sequence ATGAAGAAACATTTGGGATTACTATTCGTGTTTTGTCTTTTTTGCGAACAGCTTCTTTCGGAGAATACCCGTTTCTATGATTCCGGGCAGTTGTCTTGCAACCTGATTACAAAAATCTGCCAGGACAACCGTGGCTTTATCTGGGTAGGAACAGAATATGGGCTGAATAAATTCGATGGGGTTCAGTTTACACAATATCTGAACCGGGAGAATGATACGACCTCTTTGCAGAATAATATAATCCGTAGCCTGATGGTGGATAAAGACCATCGTTTGTGGGTAGGGTGCAGTAGCGGACTACAATATTATGTACCCGAAAAGGATGCGTTCCGTACCGTTCCTTTCGAGGGAAACTTGTCTCCGAGTGTAATTCAAATCTATCAGTTGCATACGGGAGAAATTTGGTTGCTGGCTTCCGGCCGGGGGATTTTCGCGGTAGATGTACAGAATGAGAAAGTCCGTCCTTTGAACGAACTGACCAAAAAATGCGGGACTTATTCTATCAATCGTCTTTATGAAGACCGTTTCAACCGTATTTGGATAAGTACGGACAAGGAAGGGCTGGTCTGTCTTTATCCTGATCGGAAAGAGGTAAAGAACTATACAGTCCCGGAATTACCCGGTAAGTCGGCTTCTGTGATTATAGAAGACAAAGAGGGGACTTTGTATGTCGTGGTCGCAGGAAGTGTCATGAGACTGGATGAGGCGGACAACCGCTTTGTGCAAGTTAAAAGCTATAACGGAATGGATTTGGATATACGTGACATGACGCTTGATAAAGATGGTAGGGTTTATATCAGCACCTACGGAAAAGGCGTTTTCTATATCGACCGGGGTAAACAACTGTTATTTCCCGTCGAAACTCTCCATAGCCCGTTCTTTAATATCGGTACGGCAAAAGTCGTTTCCATGATTGAAGACCGCAGTCAGAATCTATGGCTGGCATGTTTTCAGAAAGGACTGCTGATGATTCCCAATCGCCCGATGTCGTTTGGCTTTTGGGACTTGTCTGAAAAGGGATATGAGCAGGGCGGGACTGTCACTTCTGTGTACCGTGACAGCGAGGGTTTTGTCTGGGGCGGACTGGAAGGTGGCGGACTGTTCAAGTTTGATGAGGCAGGAGAAGTGACCGCTCATTTTGCCACTCCCCAGACGGTTGTCTCGATGTTTGAAGATAGCAACCATAATTTTTGGGTGGGAACCTATTACAATGGACTGGCTATGTTGAATACCCGTACCGGAGAGTCCCGGTTTATTTCCCGGTTTGACGGTCAACGCATCAAGAGCATTGTAGAAGACTCCCGGAAAAATCTGTATATATCCGTTTTCGGAGTGGGTATGAAAGGTTATCGCCTTTCTACGGGGGAAGTTTGGGAGCTTGCTGAAACGGCACCGGAAACAAAAGGACTGATGAAAAACCGCTGGATAAACGTGTTGCTTTGTGATTCGAAAGACCTGATATGGATGGGAAACTATAAAGGGATAAGCTGCTACGATGCCCGGAACGACCGTTATATAAAGATAGAGGGAGACTCCGTTCTCGACAGGCACGTGTGCTATTCGTTGCTGGAAGACCGTGGCGGGAATATATGGATGGGCACTAATAACGGGCTGTACGTGTGGAACCGGATGCTGAAAACGTTCAAACGGTATTCTACGGAAGAGGGGCTTTCGAATAATGTAATTTGCGGCTTGGCGGAAGATAAGGAAGGGAACATTTGGTGCAGCACATTCCGGGGCATAAACCAGATAAAAACGGGAGAAAAACGAATCGTCAACTACTATACCGGCAATGGATTGATAGACAAGGAATTTTCTCGCGGTGTCTATTTTCACGATAAGGAAGACCGTATTTATTTCGGCGGAAATTATGGAATCACTCATTTCTTCCCCAACATGATTCGCCCTACGGAGTTTGATAAAGAAGTGATGATTACCAATATGTATCTGGACAACCGCCCCGTCACTGCGCAAACCCGTTCGGGGAAGAATCCCGTGATTGACGGCATACTGATGGATGCCCGTGATTTCTACCTGTCTCACGAAGACAACACGTTTACATTCGAGTTCTCGACGATGGATTTCCGCGAGGCGGAAAATATTCATTATGAATACCGGTTGAAAGAATTAAGCCTGTCATGGAACAACACTCTGCCGGGGGTGAACCGGATAACTTACAGCCATTTGTCTCCAGGCAATTATACCCTGGAAGTGCGTGCCTGTGAAAACGGGGCATATACTCCTGTCAAGGAAGTGTATATTCATATAGCGCCGCCCTGGTATCGGACGACCATTGCCTATATATGCTATTTCTTATTATTGCTTGCCATAGGCATGCAAATCTACTATATGTTGAAAAGAAAGCGGAGAGAAGAAATCAATGAAGAGAAATTGAAGTTCTTTATCAACATTTCCCACGAAATCCGTTCTCCGATGACAATGATTATCAGTCCGCTGGAATCATTGCTGAAACGCGATTATGATGAAACGACTTCAAAAGCGCTGCGTTCTATGTATAAGAATGCCAATCGCATTATAAGTTTGATAAACCAGTTGCTGGACATCCGTAAGATTGACAAGGGACAGATGCGCATATCCTGTTCGGAGACAGACTTGGTGGGATTCATTGACGACCTGTTCCAGACGTTTGATTATCAGTCCGGGAAACGTAATATCCGTTTTACATTTGAATATGAACAGAAAGAGCTTCCTGTATGGATTGACCGGAATAATTTTGATAAAGTATTGGTGAACCTTCTCTCCAATGCCTTTAAATATACGCCTGATAACGGAGAAATTACCGTCCGGTTGGCAACAGGAACCAATAGGAAAGAGACAGGCGCACTTCGGAATTACGCAGAAATCACAGTGCTCGATACAGGGGAGGGAATTGATGAAAGTAAGTTGGAAAAGATATTCGAACGTTTCTATCAGGCTTCTGCCGATTTGGCTTCCGCGCCGATAGGTTTTGGTATCGGGCTTAATCTATGCCGGTTGTTGGTGAGCCTGCATCATGGCACGATTGTGGCTTCCAACCGGAAAGACCGTACGGGAAGTTGCTTTGTCATTCGTATTCCGTTGGGGAACGCTCATTTGAAGAAAGAAGAAATGGCAGACCGTTCGGTTACAAACCGGGTTGCCCTGCAACCCCCCTCTTATGAACTGATGGATGAACCGGAAAAAAAGAAATCCGGCAGAAGCAAGACGCACTATAAAGTGCTGATTGTAGACGATGATGAAGATGTACGTGAGTTCCTGCAAGCCGAATTAGGTGGAACCTATCGTGTGCTGGCTTGCGGAAATGGTGCCGAAGGATTGCAGGTAGCATTGAAGCAACAGCCGGATGTGATTGTTTCGGATGTGGTGATGCCGGAGATGGACGGCTTTACATTGGTTCGGAAGTTGAAGGGTAATGGCAACACCAGCCATATACCTGTCATCCTCTTGACCTCTAAAACAGAACATGCCGACCGGATTCAAGGACTGGATAAGGGAGCGGACGCTTACTTGACAAAACCTTTTGTCGTGGAAGAACTGACGACTATGATTTCCAGTCTGATAGCCAACCGTATGTTGTTGAAAGGCAAGTTCTCCGGTGCGCAAGACCAGGAAGATAAAGTGAAATCCGTAGAAGTGAAATCTACTGACGAGATTCTGATGGAGCGCGTCATGAAAGTGGTGAACGGTCATCTGGACGACTCGGAACTGAATGTGGAAATGCTGGCGGAACAAGTCGGGCTGAGCCGTGTGCAACTTCATCGGCGGCTGAAAGAACTGACCGGAATCCCTGCCAGTGAGTTTATCCGGAATATACGGTTGAAACAAGCTGCCATACTACTCAAAGATAAGAAAATGAATATTTCCCAGGTCGCTTATGCGGTTGGTTTTACCAACCATACGCATTTCTCTACTGCCTTCAAGAAGTTCTACGGAGTGTCTCCGACAGACTATATCGCAGGTGTGGAAAACAATAAATAA
- a CDS encoding glycosyl hydrolase 115 family protein, translated as MKKIFLSLCLSVISLSAFSADQFIVFKPTASHFPLIAEGKTCPIRIDASEDKGVRMAVDNLQQDLFRICGIKPEITTNTNSKRTILIGTCQTPLIQQLLSSGKLDKKELEGKREKYLLQVVSSPCEGVDEALVIAGSDKRGAIYGIYELSRQMGVSPWYWWADVPVAKQKNVYVKPGIYTDGEPKVEYRGIFLNDEWPCLGNWSKEKFGGFNSKFYKHVFELVLRLKGNFMWPAMWGSAFYDDDPQNGALADTMGIVMGTSHHEPMALAQQDWKRRGEGAWDYNHNAKGLRDFWTYGIERAKDWETVVTIGMRGDGDEPMSEGSNITLLENIVKDQRKIIEKVTGKKAKETPQVWALYKEVQDYYDKGMRVPDDVTLLLCDDNWGNVRKLPGLNEKPRAGGYGMYYHFDYVGAPRNSKWINISPIPRVWEQMNLTYEYGVRKLWIVNVGDLKPMEYPITFFLDMAWNPEKFNAGNLQQHVEDFCAQQFGQKYAKEAARILSLYTKYNRRVTPEMLTAKTYSFNYGEWERVVNEYNTLALDAHNLGFLLSSEYRDAYDQLISFPVQACANLYNMYYAQAKNQKLAAQKNPEANEWADKVAACFQRDSILTDYYHKVIANGKWNHLMSQTHIGYTSWNNPEKQIMPKVIRIPERSTGYVFKEIDGYVSIEAEHFTRSIAEGETSWSIIPDFGKTLSGITTLPVTKTPEKMYLEYDIEMEKTGNVRVELLLAPTLNFNDNKGLSYAVCFDGGKEQIINFNGHYNGELGKWQANPIIESRSIHELKKKGKHTLRIRPLDPGIVIEKILIHAGELKPSYLGAPETLKK; from the coding sequence ATGAAGAAGATATTTTTGTCATTGTGTCTGTCGGTCATCAGCCTTTCCGCTTTTTCCGCTGACCAATTTATCGTATTTAAACCGACAGCCAGTCACTTCCCGTTAATAGCGGAAGGAAAAACCTGTCCGATAAGAATAGATGCCAGCGAAGATAAAGGGGTGAGAATGGCAGTAGACAATCTGCAACAGGATTTATTCCGCATATGTGGCATCAAACCTGAAATAACTACGAATACAAACAGTAAACGTACTATTCTGATAGGAACCTGTCAGACACCCCTGATTCAACAACTATTGTCTTCCGGAAAACTGGATAAGAAAGAGCTGGAAGGTAAAAGGGAAAAATATCTTCTGCAAGTAGTCTCCTCTCCTTGTGAGGGAGTGGACGAAGCACTTGTCATCGCAGGCAGCGACAAGCGGGGAGCTATCTATGGTATCTACGAGCTCTCCAGACAAATGGGAGTATCTCCCTGGTATTGGTGGGCGGACGTGCCTGTCGCCAAACAAAAAAATGTATATGTAAAGCCCGGCATATATACCGACGGTGAACCCAAAGTGGAATATCGGGGTATCTTCCTAAACGATGAATGGCCTTGTCTGGGCAACTGGTCTAAAGAGAAATTCGGTGGATTCAACAGCAAATTCTATAAACATGTTTTCGAATTGGTATTACGCCTGAAGGGTAACTTTATGTGGCCTGCCATGTGGGGAAGCGCATTTTATGATGACGACCCGCAGAATGGGGCATTAGCCGACACCATGGGCATCGTGATGGGAACTTCCCACCACGAGCCGATGGCATTGGCACAACAGGACTGGAAACGCCGGGGCGAGGGAGCCTGGGATTATAACCACAATGCCAAAGGTTTACGTGATTTCTGGACGTATGGGATAGAGCGTGCCAAAGACTGGGAAACAGTTGTCACAATCGGTATGCGCGGAGATGGTGACGAACCGATGAGCGAGGGCTCCAATATTACCTTGTTAGAGAATATAGTCAAAGACCAACGCAAGATTATCGAGAAAGTAACAGGCAAAAAAGCTAAGGAGACTCCGCAGGTATGGGCTCTTTACAAAGAGGTACAGGATTATTATGACAAAGGGATGCGCGTTCCTGACGATGTCACATTGTTGTTGTGTGACGACAACTGGGGGAATGTGCGCAAACTCCCGGGACTGAACGAGAAGCCCCGTGCCGGCGGTTATGGCATGTATTACCATTTCGACTATGTAGGCGCTCCCCGCAATTCCAAATGGATTAATATCAGTCCCATACCACGCGTTTGGGAACAGATGAATCTGACTTATGAGTATGGTGTCCGTAAACTATGGATTGTGAATGTAGGCGACCTGAAGCCAATGGAATATCCCATCACCTTTTTCCTGGATATGGCCTGGAATCCTGAGAAATTCAATGCTGGGAATTTACAGCAACATGTAGAAGATTTCTGCGCACAACAGTTCGGACAAAAATACGCCAAAGAAGCGGCACGCATCCTTTCTCTTTATACAAAATACAACCGCCGGGTCACTCCCGAAATGTTGACTGCCAAGACTTATAGTTTCAACTATGGAGAATGGGAACGTGTAGTAAACGAATATAATACTTTGGCATTAGATGCTCACAATCTAGGGTTCTTATTATCTTCTGAATACAGGGATGCTTACGACCAACTTATTTCTTTCCCTGTTCAAGCCTGTGCTAATCTGTACAATATGTATTATGCTCAAGCAAAGAACCAAAAGCTAGCTGCCCAAAAGAACCCGGAAGCCAACGAATGGGCAGACAAGGTGGCAGCCTGCTTCCAACGGGATTCTATACTGACTGACTACTATCACAAAGTAATAGCAAACGGTAAATGGAATCATCTTATGAGCCAGACACATATCGGATATACTTCCTGGAACAATCCGGAGAAGCAGATAATGCCTAAAGTAATCCGTATCCCTGAACGTTCTACCGGTTATGTTTTTAAAGAGATTGACGGATATGTCTCCATCGAAGCCGAACATTTCACCCGTTCAATAGCTGAAGGAGAAACGAGCTGGAGTATTATTCCCGATTTCGGGAAAACACTATCGGGCATCACCACACTCCCTGTAACTAAGACACCGGAGAAAATGTACCTGGAATACGATATTGAAATGGAAAAGACAGGGAATGTAAGAGTAGAATTGCTACTTGCCCCTACACTCAATTTCAATGATAACAAAGGATTGAGTTATGCAGTTTGTTTTGATGGCGGCAAAGAACAAATCATTAATTTCAACGGGCACTATAATGGTGAGTTAGGTAAGTGGCAGGCAAATCCGATTATCGAATCCCGCTCCATTCATGAATTGAAGAAGAAAGGGAAACATACTTTACGCATCCGCCCGTTAGACCCGGGAATCGTGATTGAAAAGATTCTGATTCATGCAGGCGAATTGAAACCGAGCTATTTGGGAGCACCGGAAACATTAAAGAAATAA